One genomic segment of Ricinus communis isolate WT05 ecotype wild-type chromosome 5, ASM1957865v1, whole genome shotgun sequence includes these proteins:
- the LOC8281783 gene encoding LOB domain-containing protein 25 — protein MMASSSAYSNSPCAACKFLRRKCLPDCIFAPYFPPEEPQKFANVHKIFGASNVSKLLNEVLPHQREDAVNSLAYEAEARMKDPVYGCVGAISVLQRQVIRLQKELDATNADLIRYACNDQMPPPPPTITSSSSSQFGRRSGHGSGVSYDQNSGFYYPPPWNNHDDIQGRGGHGSM, from the coding sequence ATGATGGCTTCTTCCAGTGCCTATTCAAATTCTCCATGTGCTGCTTGCAAATTCTTGAGGAGAAAATGCTTGCCAGATTGCATATTTGCACCCTACTTCCCACCAGAAGAGCCACAAAAATTTGCAAATGTTCATAAGATATTTGGTGCAAGCAATGTGAGTAAGTTACTGAATGAAGTGCTTCCTCATCAAAGAGAAGATGCAGTGAATTCTCTTGCCTATGAAGCTGAGGCGCGAATGAAAGATCCTGTCTATGGTTGCGTTGGTGCCATTTCTGTCCTGCAAAGACAAGTTATTAGGCTCCAAAAAGAGTTAGATGCTACTAATGCCGATTTAATTAGGTACGCTTGCAATGATCAGATgcctccaccaccaccaactatcacatcatcatcatcatctcaaTTTGGAAGAAGGAGCGGTCATGGATCAGGAGTTTCTTATGATCAAAATTCTGGGTTTTATTATCCTCCTCCTTGGAATAATCATGATGACATTCAAGGGAGAGGAGGTCATGGTAGCATGTAG
- the LOC8281784 gene encoding mitogen-activated protein kinase kinase 3, translated as MAGLEELRKKLTPLFDAEKGFSAGSTLDPSDSYMLSGGGTVNLLSRSYGVYNINELGLQKCSSSPVDETDHSEKTYRCASHEMRIFGAIGSGASSVVQRAIHIPTHRIIALKKINIFEKEKRQQLLTEIRTLCEAPCNEGLVEFHGAFYTPDSGQISIALEYMNGGSLADILRVQKRIPEPVLSHMFQKLLHGLGYLHGVRYLVHRDIKPANMLVNLKGEPKITDFGISAGLENSVAMCATFVGTVTYMSPERIRNESYSYPADIWSLGLALFECGTGEFPYAANDGPVNLMLQILEDPSPSPSKQIFSPEFCSFVDACLQKDPDARPTADQLLSHPFISKYVHTSVDLAAFVRNVFDPMQRLKDLADMLTMHYYLLFDGPDELWQHTKTLYKEGSTFSFSGKQSVGPKDIFANLSNIRSTLAGDWPPERLVHVVEKLQCRAHGQDGVAIRVSGSFIIGNQFLICGDGLQVEGLPNIRDLSIDIPSKRMGTFQEQFIMEPGTVVGCYIIAKQDLYIIQ; from the exons ATGGCTGGATTGGAGGAATTAAGAAAGAAGCTCACGCCGTTATTTGATGCTGAGAAGGGCTTCTCTGCTGGGTCAACCTTGGACCCAAGTGATTCTTATATG TTGTCAGGTGGTGGAACTGTTAACTTATTGAGCAGATCATATGGAGTTTACAACATAAATGAGCTGGGATTGCAAAAATGCAGTTCTTCACCAGTAGATGAAACAGATCATAGTGAGAAAACTTATCGATGTGCCTCTCATGAGATGAGAATTTTTGGGGCAATAGGTAGCGGTGCTAGCAGTGTTGTTCAGAGAGCTATTCATATTCCTACACATAGAATTATTGCTctgaagaaaattaatatttttgaaaag GAGAAAAGACAGCAGCTCCTTACTGAGATTCGGACGCTCTGTGAGGCACCTTGTAATGAAGGTCTTGTGGAATTTCATGGAGCATTTTATACTCCTGATTCTGGCCAAATAAGCATAGCTTTAGAATACATGAATGGAGGGTCATTGGCAGATATTTTACGAGTGCAGAAAAGGATACCAGAACCAGTGCTTTCACATATGTTTCAAAAGCTTCTGCAT GGACTAGGCTACTTGCACGGAGTTAGATATCTAGTTCACAGAGACATTAAACCAGCAAATATGCTTGTAAATCTCAAGGGGGAGCCTAAAATAACAGATTTTGGCATAAGTGCTGGCCTGGAGAATTCAGTGGCAATG TGTGCTACTTTTGTCGGGACTGTAACATACATGTCACCTGAGCGAATTCGAAATGAGAGTTATTCTTATCCAGCTGATATTTGGAGCCTTGGTCTCGCTCTCTTTGAGTGTGGCACAGGCGAGTTTCCATACGCAGCTAATGACGGACCTGTCAACCTTATGTTACAG ATCTTGGAAGATccatcaccatcaccatccAAACAAATTTTTTCTCCAGAGTTCTGCTCTTTCGTTGATGCTTGCCTGCAGAAGGATCCAGATGCTAGGCCAACAGCAGACCAG CTTCTTTCACACCCATTTATTTCCAAGTATGTGCACACAAGTGTAGACCTGGCAGCATTTGTCCGAAATGTTTTTGATCCAATGCAAAGATTGAAGGATTTGGCAGAT ATGCTGACAATGCACTATTACTTACTGTTTGATGGACCGGATGAGCTTTGGCAGCACACAAAGACACTATACAAGGAAGGCTCAACTTTTAG tTTCTCTGGGAAACAATCTGTTGGTCCTAAAGATATCTTTGCAAACTTGTCAAACATTCGGAGTACATTAGCTGGTGATTGGCCCCCTGAAAGACTTGTTCATGTTGTGGAAAAACTACAATGCCGTGCTCATGGTCAAGATGGAGTTGCAATCCGTGTGTCTGGATCATTTATCATCGGAAATCAGTTCCTAATATGTGGGGACGGTTTACAAGTAGAAGGATTGCCAAATATTCGAGATCTTTCAATTGATATTCCCAGCAAACGAATGGGCACATTTCAGGAACAGTTCATCATGGAACCAGGAACCGTCGTTGGATGCTACATCATAGCTAAACAAGATCTTTATATCATACAGTAG
- the LOC8281785 gene encoding denticleless protein homolog — protein sequence MDSFFQGIRSRELNGFKVKKRPYVGDKATDFTELGALAVEHDGEETPPLAISFCETNKNSHILAVSDEDGYLSLFDSRKKFPSYASHQECSDTARISDWVAHQNAIFDICWIKEDTNILTASGDQTIKIWDAQEKKCIGVLMGHTGSIKSMCSHPTNSDILVSGSRDGSFATWDLRCNTTSKSEITCITPTSMVKRAHLSPYAKRVRRGKAASMSITSVLYLKDEVSITTAGAVDSIIKFWDARNLKTHVTQACPHPKSADKDRRLHGISSLSQDSNGVFLTASCMDNRIYLYNALQLEKGPVQSFSGCRIESFYVKSAISPDATQILSGSTDGNAYIWQVNKPEADPITLKSHDGEVTAVDWCPYDGKIATSSDDFTVRIWNIQSNNYSSSRSPSSIRRRIMAIPSEECRRLLMNEEPLSLTKTSNHLNSSDELLQVDLPNSIRMPTLSTPEAHKRKFSSGSDSKGTFDKTPEAAMKSPSSVLNPPSSLKRKTIRDYFLAA from the exons ATGGACTCCTTCTTTCAAGGCATCAGATCCAGAGAACTCAACGGATTCAAAG TTAAAAAGCGACCATATGTAGGAGACAAAGCCACAGATTTTACAGAACTTGGAGCCCTAGCGGTTGAACACGACGGCGAAGAAACGCCCCCTTTAGCCATTTCTTTTTGCGAG ACAAATAAAAATTCGCATATTTTGGCTGTGTCTGATGAGGATGGGTATTTGAGCTTGTTTGATTCTCGCAAGAAGTTCCCTTCTTATGCCTCTCATCAAGAGTGTTCAG ATACAGCTAGAATTAGTGACTGGGTGGCTCATCAGAATGCtatatttgatatatgttGGATTAAG gaAGATACTAATATACTCACAGCTTCAGGAGATCAAACT ATAAAGATATGGGACGCACAGGAGAAGAAATGCATTGGAGTCTTGATGGGGCACACAGGAAGTATTAAATCTATGTGTTCCCATCCAACAAATTCTG ATATTCTTGTTTCTGGTTCTAGAGATGGGTCCTTTGCCACATGGGACTTGAGATGCAACACTACTTCCAAAAGTGAGATAACTTGCATAAC TCCAACGTCCATGGTGAAAAGAGCTCATCTTTCACCTTATGCGAAGCGGGTTAGGCGGGGAAAG gcTGCTTCCATGAGCATCACATCAGTTCTTTATCTCAAAGATGAGGTCTCCATTACCACTGCTGGAGCAGTGGACAG CATTATAAAATTCTGGGATGCCAGAAACTTAAAGACTCACGTGACTCAGGCGTGCCCTCATCCTAAATCAGCCGATAAG GACAGAAGATTGCACGGTATATCTAGCCTATCTCAGGATTCAAATGGAGTCTTTCTTACTGCTTCATGCATGGACAATAG AATCTATTTGTATAACGCACTTCAGCTTGAAAAGGGTCCCGTGCAGTCATTCTCTGGATGCCGGATTGAATCCTTCTATGTAAAG TCAGCAATCAGTCCTGATGCAACTCAAATTCTCAGTGGATCTACTGATGGAAATGCCTACATATGGCag GTGAACAAGCCTGAGGCAGATCCCATCACATTGAAAAGCCATGATGGAGAAGTTACAGCAGTAGATTG GTGCCCCTATGATGGGAAGATAGCCACTTCTTCAGATGACTTCACT GTCCGCATTTGGAACATCCAAAGCAATAATTATTCTAGCTCAAGATCCCCATCTTCTATTCGAAGGAGAATAATGGCAATTCCTAGTGAGGAATGTAGAAGGCTTTTAATGAATGAAGAACCGTTGAGTCTTACAAAAACTTCCAATCATTTGAATTCTTCAGATGAATTACTCCAGGTTGACTTACCGAACTCTATCAGAATGCCTACTCTAAGCACCCCTGAAGCCCACAAGAGAAAGTTCTCCTCAGGTTCTGATTCAAAAGGAACTTTTGACAAAACACCTGAAGCAGCAATGAAGAGCCCGTCTTCTGTTTTGAATCCCCCATCttctttgaaaagaaagactATCCGGGATTACTTTCTAGCAGCCTAA
- the LOC8281786 gene encoding pescadillo homolog gives MTKKIKHYRPPGKKKEGNAARFITRSQAVKQLQCSLSLFRRLCILKGIFPREPKKKVKGNNHTYYHVKDIAYLQHEPLLEKFREIRAYQKKIKKALAKKDNDQAIRLQSRQPAPTYDRIILQRYPKFVDALRDLDDCLTMVHLFAVLPAIERLKIDVECVHNCRRLSHEWQAYVVRTHKLRKVFVSVKGIYYQAEVEGQKITWLTPHALQQVLPDDVNYSVMLTFLELYQNLLGFINFRLYHSINVAYPPILDPQLEALAAGLYALSRYIDAHSSIFIEEPKASSSVASEQVGAQVEGTENEESEIRLAQLQHQLPSNEPGALMHLVLDAEAENEDDQDTKECKKLFKNMRFFLSREVPRESLLFVIPAFGGVVSWDGNGAPFNEADPSITHQIVDRPTQGHKYLSREYVQPQWIYDCVNARIILPSDGYLVGRVPPPHLSPFVDNEAEGYVPDYAETIKRLQAAAKNEVLPISGVGKEDLDDPQNLLVEGYISRTEAIEAAETKRKLEAYQKLHHEELKMELQGPSLSSASKKIKQSSVEDMEAREEYQDAGQQSAEDSVRMDQTVMSRKKRSLYMAMQKSNERKDARNKKLKERKKAIEGQTSEKH, from the exons ATGACGAAAAAGATTAAGCACTACAGACCTCCA ggaaagaagaaagaaggcaACGCCGCCAGGTTCATAACCAGGTCACAAGCTGTCAAGCAGCTCCAGTGCAGTCTATCTCTCTTCAG GAGACTATGCATTCTGAAAGGAATATTTCCTCGGGAGCcgaaaaagaaagtgaaaggAAATAACCACACTTATTATCATGTGAAAGATATTGCTTACCTTCAACATGAGCCATTGCTCGAGAAATTTAGAGAAATTAGGGCTtatcaaaagaagataaagaaagcTTTGGCAAAGAAGGACAATGATCAGGCTATTCGTCTCCAAAGTCGTCAACCTGCTCCTACTTATGACCGCATCATTCTACAAAg GTATCCCAAATTCGTTGATGCCCTTAGAGACTTGGATGATTGTCTCACAATGGTGCACCTGTTTGCAGTATTACCTGCTATAGAAAGGTTGAAAATTGACGTGGAATGTGTCCATAACTGTCGAAG GTTGAGTCATGAATGGCAAGCTTACGTAGTCCGCACTCATAAATTACGAAAGGTTTTTGTGTCTGTAAAGGGCATATATTATCAG GCTGAGGTTGAGGGTCAAAAGATTACATGGCTGACCCCCCATGCGCTACAACAAGTTTTGCCAGATGATGTCAACTACAGTGTCATGTTAACGTTTTTGGAGCTTTACCAG AATCTTCTTggttttatcaattttaggCTTTATCATTCCATAAATGTGGCTTATCCTCCAATTCTTGATCCTCAATTGGAAGCTTTAGCAGCag GTCTTTATGCACTGTCGCGATACATTGATGCTCACTCTAGCATATTCATTGAGGAGCCTAAAGCTTCCAGTTCAGTAGCATCAGAGCAAGTCGGGGCCCAGGTGGAGGGGACAGAAAATGAGGAGTCTGAAATAAGACTTGCTCAACTTCAGCATCAACTTCCTTCCAATGAACCTGGTGCATTGATGCACCTTGTTCTGGATGCTGAGGCTGAAAATGAAGATGATCAAGATACAAAGGAGTGTAAGAAGTTGTTTAAGAATATGAGATTCTTCCTGAGCCGTGAG GTTCCCCGGGAGTCCTTGCTTTTTGTCATTCCTGCTTTTGGTGGTGTTGTTTCTTGGGATGGAAATGGGGCTCCATTCAATGAAGCAGACCCGAGCATTACACATCAG ATTGTTGATAGGCCGACCCAAGGTCATAAATACCTTTCAAGAGAGTATGTCCAACCACAGTGGATTTATGATTGTGTAAATGCAAGGATCATATTACCATCTGACGGTTATTTAGTGGGGAG GGTTCCTCCACCACACCTATCTCCTTTTGTTGATAATGAGGCAGAAGGTTATGTTCCTGACTATGCAGAGACGATCAAACGTTTGCAGGCTGCTGCCAAAAATGAAGTTCTTCCAATTTCAGGTGTGGGAAAGGAAGATTTAGATGACCCTCAAAATTTGTTGGTTGAAGGATACATCAGTCGGACAGAAGCTATTGAAGCTGCAGAGACAAAGCGGAAG TTGGAAGCTTATCAAAAGCTGCATCACGAAGAGCTAAAGATGGAACTTCAAGGTCCGTCTTTGTCATCAGcatcaaagaaaattaagcagaGCTCCGTTGAGGACATGGAGGCTAGGGAAGAGTATCAGGATGCTGGACAGCAGAGTGCTGAGGACAGTGTAAGAATGGATCAAACAGTTATGTCACGTAAAAAGAGGAGCCTTTATATGGCTATGCAG AAAAGCAATGAACGGAAGGATGCTCGGAATAAGAAActcaaagaaaggaaaaaagcgATTGAAGGTCAAACATCTGAGAAGCATTAA